Proteins found in one Mycobacterium branderi genomic segment:
- a CDS encoding acyl-CoA dehydrogenase family protein has protein sequence MKRLVFEPEHEQLRETTRQYIEREVAPNAEKWERERIVDRSAYVAAGKYGLIGFNMPEQYGGGGSDDFRFNAVINEELARWGSVAPALSLQNDVVGPYFKTLASNEQKQRWLPGIITGEIIVAIAMTEPGAGSDLAGIRTSAVRDGDDWIVNGSKTFISSGINCDLVVVVARTDPDAGHKGFTLLVVERDMDGFTRGRKLDKMGLHSQDTAELHFENVRVPGTNVLGQEGRGFYHLMHNLPSERLSIAISALAGARETWRQTLQYAKDRKAFGQPIGSFQHNRFLLAEMDTELDLGEQYIDRCLRAVVDGELTAVEAAKAKWWCTELAKKVIDGCVQLHGGYGYMNEYRVARDYVDSRIYTIFGGTTEIMKDIIGRDLGL, from the coding sequence GTGAAGCGGCTGGTTTTCGAGCCCGAGCATGAGCAGCTGCGGGAGACAACTCGACAATACATCGAGCGCGAGGTGGCGCCGAACGCCGAGAAGTGGGAACGCGAACGGATCGTGGACCGCTCGGCGTACGTGGCGGCGGGCAAATACGGCCTGATCGGCTTCAATATGCCCGAACAGTATGGTGGGGGCGGGTCCGACGATTTCCGGTTCAACGCGGTCATCAACGAGGAACTCGCACGGTGGGGTTCGGTCGCTCCGGCGCTGAGCCTGCAAAACGACGTCGTCGGCCCGTACTTCAAGACGCTGGCCAGCAATGAGCAAAAGCAGCGCTGGCTGCCCGGCATCATCACCGGAGAGATCATCGTGGCGATCGCCATGACCGAGCCCGGCGCCGGCAGCGACCTGGCCGGTATCCGCACCTCGGCCGTGCGCGACGGTGACGACTGGATTGTCAACGGCTCCAAGACGTTTATCTCGTCGGGCATCAACTGTGACCTTGTCGTTGTGGTGGCCCGCACCGACCCCGACGCCGGCCACAAGGGCTTCACGCTGCTGGTCGTCGAACGCGACATGGACGGCTTCACCAGGGGCCGCAAGCTCGACAAGATGGGTCTGCACTCGCAAGACACCGCCGAACTGCATTTCGAGAATGTTCGTGTACCGGGGACCAACGTACTCGGCCAGGAGGGTCGCGGCTTCTATCACCTGATGCACAACCTGCCCTCGGAGCGGCTGTCCATCGCCATCTCGGCGCTCGCCGGTGCCCGCGAAACCTGGCGACAGACACTGCAATACGCCAAGGACCGCAAGGCTTTCGGCCAGCCGATCGGCAGCTTCCAGCACAACCGGTTCCTGCTTGCCGAAATGGACACCGAACTCGACCTCGGTGAGCAATACATCGACCGGTGCCTGCGCGCGGTCGTCGACGGGGAGCTGACCGCGGTGGAGGCGGCCAAGGCGAAGTGGTGGTGCACCGAGCTGGCCAAAAAGGTCATCGACGGCTGCGTGCAGCTGCACGGCGGCTACGGCTACATGAACGAATACCGGGTCGCCCGTGACTATGTCGATTCGCGCATCTATACGATCTTCGGCGGCACCACCGAGATCATGAAGGACATCATCGGCCGAGACTTGGGTCTATAG
- a CDS encoding FAS1-like dehydratase domain-containing protein, with the protein MTTAETSAGSAADAAAVEGRITDEDIERARAQIGVPVNQRDEAWNKLPSADTISHFAFGCGDDNPLFHDPGYGAKTRWHGQIAPPTFPISTGVDQTPKFTDPERKKLFRGLFRGTGKYYAGVKWTWYQPVYAGRPVLCETYTLDVQVKESSFSGGRSVKETYRYLYVDANGIPIATRDESYISAERQGSKKSGKYSNIERQHWTAEELAEVDAVYDAEERRGVDPNWWEDVSVGDVLTPVMKGPLTVVDIISMHMGWGWGGYGVGPLKYARELRKRMPAFYVPDEYGVPDVVQRLHWDAARAQALGIPAPYDYGQMRAAWVSHLLTNWVGDDGWLAEMELQLRGFNYHGDTHKCTGVVSGKGSEPDEPVSIEVKATNQRGEDTTKGTAKVLLPSKQTGAVVLPTPNDELRRRGAQVVSRISGRVGEEMRRLHGE; encoded by the coding sequence ATGACCACTGCAGAAACCTCCGCGGGCTCGGCGGCCGATGCCGCGGCCGTCGAGGGCCGCATCACCGATGAGGACATCGAACGCGCCAGGGCGCAGATCGGCGTCCCGGTCAACCAGCGTGACGAGGCCTGGAACAAACTGCCGAGCGCCGACACCATCAGCCACTTCGCCTTCGGCTGCGGCGACGACAATCCGCTGTTCCATGATCCCGGATATGGCGCCAAGACCCGCTGGCACGGTCAGATCGCGCCGCCCACCTTCCCGATCAGCACCGGTGTGGACCAGACACCGAAATTCACCGACCCCGAACGCAAGAAGCTCTTCCGCGGCCTGTTCCGCGGTACCGGCAAGTACTACGCGGGAGTGAAATGGACCTGGTATCAACCGGTCTACGCCGGGCGCCCGGTGCTGTGCGAGACCTACACCCTCGACGTGCAGGTCAAGGAGAGCAGTTTCTCCGGCGGACGCTCGGTCAAAGAGACGTACCGGTACCTCTACGTCGACGCCAACGGCATCCCGATCGCCACCCGCGACGAGTCCTACATCAGCGCCGAGCGGCAGGGCTCGAAAAAGTCGGGCAAATATTCAAATATCGAGCGCCAACATTGGACCGCCGAAGAGCTCGCCGAGGTCGACGCGGTCTACGACGCCGAGGAGCGCCGCGGCGTCGACCCGAACTGGTGGGAGGACGTGTCCGTCGGTGACGTGCTGACCCCGGTGATGAAGGGACCGCTGACCGTCGTCGACATCATCAGCATGCACATGGGCTGGGGCTGGGGCGGTTACGGCGTCGGGCCGCTGAAGTACGCCCGCGAGCTGCGCAAGCGGATGCCGGCCTTCTACGTGCCCGACGAGTATGGCGTGCCCGATGTGGTCCAGCGGTTGCACTGGGACGCCGCGCGGGCGCAGGCCCTGGGCATTCCGGCGCCCTATGACTACGGGCAGATGCGTGCGGCCTGGGTCAGCCATCTGCTGACCAACTGGGTAGGCGATGACGGCTGGCTGGCCGAAATGGAACTGCAGCTGCGCGGTTTCAACTACCACGGCGACACGCACAAGTGCACCGGCGTGGTGAGCGGGAAGGGATCCGAACCCGACGAGCCGGTCAGCATCGAAGTCAAAGCGACCAACCAGCGTGGCGAGGACACCACCAAAGGAACGGCCAAGGTGTTGCTGCCGTCCAAGCAGACCGGCGCGGTGGTGCTGCCGACACCCAATGACGAGCTGAGACGCCGTGGGGCGCAGGTGGTCTCGCGGATATCGGGACGAGTCGGCGAGGAAATGCGCCGCCTACACGGAGAGTGA
- a CDS encoding mycofactocin-coupled SDR family oxidoreductase translates to MAGRVQDKVVLITGGARGQGRSHAVKLAEEGADVILFDICHDIDTNGYPLATAHDLQEAGLEVEKTGRRAITAEVDVRDRVALSTALADAVSELGKLDVVVANAGICPLGGDVPIQGFADAFDVDFIGVVNTVHAALPYLQAGASVITIGSVAGLIAETAAAGTVGPLGPGGEGYNLAKQLIDRYTRALAKQLALLSIRANVVHPTNVDSPMLQSDPMYRTFRPDLEHPTKEDALLAFPVMQAMPIPYIEPQDTSNAVCFLASDESRYVTGLQFKVDAGATLKF, encoded by the coding sequence ATGGCCGGTCGCGTGCAGGACAAAGTCGTTCTGATCACCGGCGGCGCCCGCGGTCAGGGCCGCAGCCACGCCGTCAAGCTTGCTGAAGAGGGCGCCGACGTCATCCTTTTCGACATCTGCCATGACATCGACACCAACGGCTATCCGCTTGCCACTGCCCACGATCTGCAAGAGGCCGGTCTGGAAGTGGAGAAGACCGGGCGACGGGCGATCACCGCCGAGGTGGACGTGCGCGACCGGGTGGCGCTGAGCACCGCATTGGCCGATGCGGTCAGCGAACTGGGCAAGCTCGACGTGGTGGTCGCCAATGCCGGCATCTGCCCGTTGGGCGGCGATGTACCGATCCAGGGGTTCGCGGACGCCTTCGACGTCGACTTCATCGGCGTGGTCAACACCGTGCACGCCGCGCTGCCGTACCTGCAGGCCGGCGCGTCGGTGATCACGATCGGATCGGTCGCCGGCTTGATCGCCGAAACGGCGGCAGCCGGCACCGTCGGTCCGCTCGGCCCGGGTGGGGAGGGTTACAACCTGGCCAAGCAGCTGATCGACCGCTACACCAGGGCGTTGGCCAAACAGCTTGCCCTGCTGTCGATTCGGGCTAACGTGGTGCACCCGACCAACGTGGATTCGCCGATGTTGCAGAGCGATCCGATGTACCGGACTTTCCGGCCCGACTTGGAGCATCCGACCAAAGAGGATGCGCTGCTTGCCTTCCCGGTGATGCAGGCCATGCCGATCCCTTACATCGAGCCCCAGGACACCTCCAATGCGGTGTGCTTCCTGGCCTCCGACGAGTCGCGCTACGTCACCGGGCTGCAATTCAAAGTCGACGCCGGGGCGACACTGAAGTTCTAG
- a CDS encoding class I adenylate-forming enzyme family protein translates to MTRLREVFDRLWAADDGADMVQCEGKWVRWGEVRQLAERIDRVLSDAGCGAGGRVAVVLGNRMESVGALIAIFRAERTLVTISPLQPPERMSEDLTATGASWVLAPGQCWSQPAFVEGVAKLGAAGWSVDGDAVVARSESRREPAVGDPAVAIEMLTSGTTGRPKRIPLTRRQLEASLAAPLRHNERPEVRDKPPFTGAVALVAIPIVHIGGLFALLQSLVAARRFVLLERFTLEGWHAAVREHKPILAGLPPPAIRSVLDSDIPREDLASVRAINAGTSPVDPALVDAFYERYGIPILIVYGATEFCGAVAGWTVRDFRERWHAKKGSVGRAFPGVALRAVDDDGAVLAPGRSGRLQVASVQVGGSAERWVTTSDLAHIDEDGFLYIDGRADDVILRGGFKVAPDRVATALRGHDAVADAAVDGMPDERLGRVPVAAVQLRSGASATPEELRAHCRSVLTPYEVPARVYIVDELPRGAALKVDRRRLRALLDQLGGSPASSYAGNQ, encoded by the coding sequence ATGACGAGACTGCGTGAAGTCTTCGACCGGTTGTGGGCGGCCGACGATGGTGCCGACATGGTGCAGTGCGAGGGCAAGTGGGTGCGCTGGGGTGAGGTGCGCCAGCTCGCCGAGCGCATCGATCGGGTACTGAGCGACGCCGGCTGCGGCGCGGGGGGACGGGTGGCGGTCGTGCTGGGCAACCGGATGGAATCGGTTGGCGCACTGATCGCGATCTTCCGCGCCGAACGCACCCTCGTCACGATCAGCCCGCTGCAGCCGCCGGAGCGCATGAGCGAAGACCTCACCGCCACGGGCGCGTCCTGGGTGCTGGCCCCGGGGCAATGCTGGTCGCAGCCCGCTTTCGTCGAAGGTGTCGCAAAACTGGGGGCGGCCGGTTGGAGTGTCGATGGCGATGCGGTCGTGGCGCGCTCCGAATCACGTCGTGAGCCGGCGGTCGGTGATCCGGCCGTCGCGATCGAGATGCTCACCTCCGGTACCACGGGGCGGCCCAAGCGAATCCCGTTGACTCGCAGGCAGCTCGAGGCATCGCTGGCGGCACCGCTGCGCCACAACGAGCGGCCCGAAGTCCGGGACAAGCCGCCGTTCACCGGCGCTGTCGCGCTGGTCGCCATCCCGATCGTGCACATCGGCGGCCTGTTTGCGCTGCTGCAGTCGCTGGTGGCCGCTCGCCGTTTCGTTCTGCTGGAGCGTTTCACGCTCGAGGGTTGGCACGCGGCGGTCAGGGAGCACAAACCGATCCTTGCCGGTCTGCCTCCCCCGGCGATCCGCTCGGTGCTGGACTCCGACATTCCGCGTGAAGACCTGGCCAGCGTTCGTGCGATCAACGCCGGGACCAGCCCGGTCGACCCGGCTCTGGTGGACGCGTTTTACGAGCGGTACGGGATCCCGATCCTGATCGTCTACGGCGCCACCGAATTCTGCGGAGCCGTCGCCGGCTGGACCGTGCGCGACTTCCGTGAGCGTTGGCACGCCAAGAAGGGCAGTGTGGGCCGGGCGTTTCCCGGTGTGGCGCTGCGCGCCGTCGATGACGACGGCGCTGTGTTGGCGCCGGGCCGCTCGGGCCGGTTGCAGGTGGCCTCGGTGCAGGTCGGCGGCTCCGCCGAGCGTTGGGTCACCACCAGCGACCTGGCGCACATCGATGAGGACGGCTTTCTCTACATCGATGGGCGGGCCGACGACGTGATCTTGCGGGGTGGGTTCAAGGTTGCCCCAGACCGGGTGGCGACGGCGCTGCGTGGCCATGACGCGGTGGCCGACGCCGCGGTGGATGGCATGCCCGACGAGCGGCTCGGCCGGGTCCCGGTCGCGGCGGTGCAGTTGCGTTCCGGCGCATCGGCAACACCGGAGGAACTGCGCGCGCACTGCCGATCGGTGCTGACGCCCTATGAGGTGCCGGCCCGGGTCTACATCGTCGACGAGCTGCCCCGCGGTGCGGCGCTGAAAGTCGACCGGCGCCGGCTGCGAGCGCTACTCGACCAGCTGGGTGGCTCCCCGGCGAGCAGCTACGCTGGCAATCAGTAA
- a CDS encoding acyl-CoA dehydrogenase has protein sequence MDFGLTDEQQQLADSERSWLGRRDPIARVRAALDVAEVTVDSAAVTHAAESGLIALLTPEMGGTHVDLAVLSEAHGYAASSLPLADLAVAAWLLGQAGAAECDAAAAGSLLVGVARAPLAIGAYDSASLRAATSPLPMAADMAAVAVVGQGQDGEYLALARDPHLVGMKTLDLTRSWARLGLDSSMGQPHRLPAGTLAYLRDAMAVHRSLDALGAAARLLEMTVTYAGQRRQFGAPIGSFQAVKHHCADMAVAVEAARSALWAAALALDGAPDAARSRAASAAAAYAKSAATRVASTALQVHGGIGFTWEHDLHLLLRRIRVDEAFDGSVAEHRAALVTA, from the coding sequence ATGGATTTCGGGCTCACCGATGAGCAACAACAGCTCGCCGACTCCGAGCGGTCGTGGCTGGGCCGCCGTGATCCGATCGCGCGGGTCCGTGCGGCGCTCGACGTCGCAGAGGTCACCGTCGACTCCGCCGCGGTGACGCACGCGGCCGAATCCGGGCTGATCGCGCTGCTGACCCCCGAGATGGGCGGCACCCACGTCGATTTGGCCGTGCTCAGCGAGGCACACGGCTACGCGGCCAGTTCGCTGCCGCTCGCCGATCTCGCGGTGGCGGCGTGGCTGCTTGGCCAGGCTGGGGCGGCCGAGTGCGACGCCGCCGCTGCGGGCAGCCTGCTGGTCGGTGTGGCGCGCGCGCCGCTCGCCATCGGTGCCTATGACAGCGCCAGCCTGCGTGCCGCGACCAGCCCGCTGCCGATGGCTGCCGACATGGCCGCCGTCGCGGTCGTCGGTCAGGGCCAGGACGGCGAATACCTGGCACTGGCTCGCGACCCTCACTTGGTCGGCATGAAGACGCTCGACCTCACCCGTTCATGGGCACGCCTCGGCCTCGATAGCTCGATGGGCCAACCGCACAGGTTGCCGGCCGGGACACTTGCGTATCTGCGGGATGCGATGGCGGTACACCGCAGCCTCGACGCGCTGGGCGCCGCGGCGCGGCTGCTGGAGATGACCGTCACCTATGCCGGACAGCGCCGGCAGTTCGGTGCACCCATCGGCTCGTTTCAGGCGGTCAAACATCACTGCGCCGATATGGCCGTGGCCGTGGAGGCCGCCCGCTCGGCGCTGTGGGCCGCGGCGCTGGCCCTCGACGGCGCACCCGATGCGGCCCGGTCGCGCGCCGCATCGGCGGCGGCGGCCTACGCGAAGTCGGCGGCTACCCGGGTGGCGAGCACCGCCCTGCAGGTCCACGGCGGCATCGGCTTCACCTGGGAACACGACCTTCATCTGTTGTTGCGCCGGATCAGGGTGGACGAGGCCTTCGACGGCTCCGTCGCCGAGCACCGGGCTGCGCTGGTCACCGCCTGA
- a CDS encoding enoyl-CoA hydratase-related protein, whose product MKTVLVSRSPGMVHIQLNRPDKRNAVNDEMFDELGAAAEAARDDTGLSAIVISGAGRSFCAGLDFAVHRAFAAEGAAGQRPYADPADPNSSGQRVPGRGQRIVRALRDAPAIVIAAVHGHAIGAGLQIALGADIRIVTPDVQLACAEIDFGMTVDMGASQLLPRLIGSGCATDLLVTGRRISGVDATSWGLASRLSDDPLAEALDLAHAITERSQHAVLQTKRLVRLAETATVVEGMGEELAVMAGNVGSPAQVAAAQRYFAARKR is encoded by the coding sequence ATGAAGACCGTCCTGGTGAGCAGATCTCCCGGCATGGTGCACATCCAGCTGAACCGACCCGACAAGCGCAACGCGGTCAACGACGAGATGTTCGACGAACTCGGTGCAGCGGCCGAGGCGGCCAGAGACGACACCGGCCTGTCGGCCATTGTCATCTCGGGTGCCGGCCGGTCGTTCTGCGCGGGCCTCGACTTCGCCGTGCACCGCGCGTTCGCCGCGGAAGGCGCTGCCGGACAACGGCCCTACGCCGACCCCGCCGATCCGAATTCCAGCGGCCAGCGGGTGCCCGGACGCGGGCAACGGATCGTGCGGGCGCTGCGTGATGCGCCGGCGATCGTCATCGCCGCCGTGCACGGCCATGCTATCGGCGCGGGATTGCAGATCGCGCTGGGCGCAGATATCCGCATCGTCACGCCCGATGTCCAACTCGCCTGCGCCGAAATCGATTTCGGGATGACCGTGGACATGGGCGCCAGCCAGCTTCTTCCCCGACTGATCGGAAGCGGTTGCGCAACCGACCTGTTGGTAACGGGCCGGCGCATCAGCGGTGTCGACGCGACGAGTTGGGGGCTGGCCAGCCGCCTCAGCGATGACCCGTTGGCCGAGGCGCTCGACCTCGCGCACGCGATAACCGAGCGCAGCCAGCACGCCGTGCTCCAGACCAAACGCCTGGTACGGCTGGCCGAGACCGCAACCGTGGTAGAGGGCATGGGCGAAGAACTGGCCGTAATGGCGGGCAATGTCGGCAGCCCGGCGCAGGTGGCGGCGGCGCAGCGTTACTTCGCCGCGCGCAAACGTTAG
- a CDS encoding acyl-CoA dehydrogenase family protein: MKLGMGPQLEEFRDEVRAFIDKYAPEIPPRAGVRSAANEAELMALQQWTARLYDAGYAGADWPREYGGRNDYSTEHAIVVGEELARAQVPGVPSGSALAAHALIHYGTDEQRRRHLPAIRAGRELWCQLFSEPEAGSDLASLRTRAVVDGDGYTINGQKVWTTDGHWAQYGYLLARTDPEAPKHKGISAFILDMSAPGVSVRPLRELTGTSDFNEVFFDDVQVPADAMIGAPGEGWRIATATLSQERANVGAIVVKLRLAVDALTTLARNVEIDGRPGIESDRVRDRIGQFSAEVEALAALTYANITRWSRGTERPHDAAMAKLMFSELNLEIARFALELQGESGVLTEGDPNAVDAGRWQDEWLYARAYTIAGGSSEIMRTLIAERGLGLPREGR, translated from the coding sequence ATGAAATTGGGGATGGGGCCACAACTCGAGGAATTCCGCGATGAAGTCCGCGCCTTCATCGACAAGTACGCACCCGAGATCCCGCCGCGCGCGGGTGTGCGCAGCGCCGCGAACGAAGCCGAGCTCATGGCGTTGCAGCAATGGACGGCTCGCCTGTACGACGCCGGCTACGCCGGAGCCGATTGGCCTAGGGAATACGGCGGCCGAAACGACTACTCGACCGAGCATGCGATCGTCGTCGGCGAGGAACTGGCCCGCGCCCAGGTCCCCGGCGTACCCAGCGGGTCGGCGCTGGCAGCACACGCGCTAATCCATTACGGCACCGACGAACAGCGGCGCCGTCATCTGCCCGCGATCCGGGCGGGCCGCGAGCTGTGGTGCCAGCTGTTCAGCGAGCCCGAAGCCGGCAGCGACCTGGCGTCGCTGCGCACCCGCGCAGTCGTTGACGGCGACGGCTACACGATCAACGGGCAGAAGGTGTGGACAACCGATGGGCACTGGGCGCAGTACGGCTACCTGCTGGCCCGCACCGATCCCGAGGCTCCCAAGCACAAGGGCATCAGCGCGTTCATCCTCGACATGTCGGCGCCCGGCGTCAGCGTGCGGCCGCTGCGCGAGCTGACCGGTACGTCGGATTTCAACGAGGTGTTCTTCGACGACGTCCAGGTCCCGGCCGACGCCATGATCGGAGCGCCGGGGGAAGGCTGGCGGATCGCCACCGCGACACTGTCTCAGGAACGCGCCAATGTGGGCGCCATTGTGGTCAAACTGCGGCTGGCCGTCGATGCCCTGACCACCTTGGCGCGCAACGTCGAAATCGATGGGCGCCCCGGCATCGAAAGCGACCGGGTCCGTGACCGGATCGGCCAGTTCAGCGCCGAGGTCGAGGCGCTGGCCGCACTGACGTATGCCAACATCACCCGCTGGTCGCGCGGCACCGAACGCCCCCATGACGCGGCGATGGCCAAGCTGATGTTCAGCGAACTGAACCTGGAGATAGCGCGCTTCGCCCTCGAACTTCAAGGTGAGTCGGGCGTGCTTACCGAGGGGGACCCGAACGCGGTCGATGCCGGGCGCTGGCAGGACGAGTGGCTCTACGCCCGGGCCTACACGATTGCCGGCGGCAGCTCGGAAATCATGCGAACGCTGATCGCCGAGCGCGGGCTGGGCCTGCCCCGCGAGGGGCGCTAG
- the fadD4 gene encoding fatty-acid--CoA ligase FadD4 gives MQIRSHAAAEPDKPAIILYPSAKVVTFGELEARANQLAHYFRRSGLRDGDAIAILMENNEHILAVMWAARRSGLYYVPINTHLTAAEAAYILDNSNAVALIGSAALRATLEGLADHLPHGLPRVLIIADDDMDGWLRYPECVADQPVTPIDNEYEGDLLQYSSGTTGRPKGIKRELPGLTPSEAPNLVAPLLSALGIERTAVYLTPAPLYHTAPSMWSMGAQTVGATTVVMQKFDAEGCLDVIQRYRVTHGQFVPAMFTRMLKLPATVRDSYDVSSLVRVVHAAAPCPVEIKKQMIDWWGPIVDEYYSSSEGAGVTYITADEWLTHPGSVGRPLLGKAHIVGEDGNELPAGQAGEIYFEGGYSFEYLNDAAKTNAATNACGWATVGDIGYLDAEGYVYLTDRRHHVIISGGVNIYPQEAENILVTHPKVMDAAVFGIPDDEMGQSVKAVVQTVDPADATDVFADELQAWIRERLAHYKCPQSISFEAQLPRTDAGKLFKHELVKKYSGA, from the coding sequence GTGCAGATACGAAGCCACGCGGCTGCGGAGCCCGACAAGCCGGCGATCATTCTTTACCCATCCGCAAAGGTGGTGACCTTCGGTGAGCTTGAGGCACGGGCGAATCAGCTCGCGCACTACTTCCGCAGGTCCGGACTGCGCGACGGTGATGCGATCGCCATACTCATGGAGAACAACGAGCACATCCTTGCGGTCATGTGGGCCGCCCGGCGCAGCGGGCTTTACTACGTGCCGATCAACACCCATCTGACCGCAGCCGAGGCCGCCTACATTCTGGATAACAGCAACGCTGTGGCGCTCATCGGATCCGCGGCGCTGCGCGCAACGTTGGAGGGTCTCGCTGATCATCTGCCCCATGGATTGCCCCGCGTTCTCATCATCGCAGACGACGACATGGACGGTTGGCTGCGCTATCCCGAATGTGTTGCCGACCAACCTGTTACACCGATCGATAACGAGTACGAAGGTGATCTGCTGCAGTACTCCTCAGGCACCACCGGCCGGCCGAAGGGTATCAAACGCGAGTTGCCGGGCCTGACACCGTCTGAGGCCCCCAACCTCGTCGCCCCGCTGTTGTCGGCATTGGGAATCGAGCGCACAGCCGTTTACCTGACTCCGGCCCCGCTTTACCACACAGCACCGTCGATGTGGTCCATGGGCGCACAAACAGTCGGCGCAACGACTGTGGTGATGCAAAAGTTCGATGCGGAAGGCTGTCTGGATGTCATCCAGCGTTATCGCGTCACACATGGCCAGTTCGTTCCGGCAATGTTCACCCGGATGCTGAAACTGCCTGCCACCGTGCGGGATTCATACGATGTGTCCAGTCTCGTACGAGTGGTTCATGCGGCGGCGCCCTGCCCTGTGGAGATCAAGAAGCAGATGATCGACTGGTGGGGCCCGATCGTTGACGAGTACTACTCCTCCTCCGAGGGTGCCGGAGTCACGTACATCACTGCCGATGAATGGCTGACCCACCCCGGGTCGGTGGGCCGGCCGCTGCTGGGAAAAGCGCACATCGTCGGCGAAGACGGCAATGAGTTGCCCGCGGGGCAGGCCGGTGAGATTTATTTCGAAGGCGGATACAGCTTCGAATACCTCAACGATGCGGCCAAGACGAACGCGGCAACCAACGCCTGCGGTTGGGCGACCGTCGGCGACATCGGCTATCTCGACGCCGAGGGCTATGTTTATCTCACCGACAGGCGCCACCACGTGATCATTTCCGGAGGGGTGAACATCTATCCGCAAGAGGCGGAGAACATCTTGGTCACCCATCCAAAGGTCATGGATGCAGCGGTGTTCGGGATACCCGACGATGAGATGGGCCAAAGCGTCAAAGCCGTTGTGCAGACGGTGGACCCGGCCGACGCGACCGATGTATTCGCCGACGAACTGCAGGCTTGGATACGGGAGCGCCTGGCGCATTACAAGTGCCCGCAATCCATCTCGTTCGAGGCGCAACTACCCCGCACTGACGCGGGCAAACTCTTCAAGCACGAACTCGTAAAGAAATACTCCGGAGCCTGA
- a CDS encoding MarR family winged helix-turn-helix transcriptional regulator: MALRPPGIVGELAEELHHTLFGVLLALGHRNPGAPTGDLTLAQLSILMTLRECGPMRVTELAAHERVRTPTTTVGIGRLEKLGLVAKSRDPVDLRAVLVRITAHGDAVCCQALATRYAQLAAMLETLSAEHLVTLNDAIPTLERLAGQGNA, translated from the coding sequence ATGGCCCTGCGGCCGCCAGGCATCGTCGGTGAGCTCGCCGAGGAGCTGCATCACACATTGTTCGGGGTGCTCCTGGCGCTGGGTCATCGCAATCCCGGTGCGCCCACAGGTGATCTCACGCTGGCTCAACTGTCGATTCTGATGACGTTGCGCGAGTGCGGACCGATGCGGGTCACGGAGTTGGCGGCTCACGAGCGTGTCCGCACTCCCACAACGACAGTGGGCATCGGCCGGCTGGAGAAACTGGGACTCGTCGCGAAGTCCCGCGACCCGGTTGACCTGCGGGCGGTACTCGTCAGGATTACCGCGCATGGCGACGCGGTCTGTTGCCAGGCGCTGGCCACGAGGTACGCGCAACTCGCAGCAATGCTGGAAACGCTCAGCGCCGAGCATTTGGTGACCCTCAACGACGCGATCCCCACGCTGGAGCGGCTGGCGGGCCAAGGCAACGCTTAA